One segment of Marinitoga litoralis DNA contains the following:
- a CDS encoding carbohydrate ABC transporter permease, whose translation MTKTAIYKKYLFYILSTIIVVIWLVPFVIAVLTSFKTMDEISFGANWFRLPKKWSLEGYITAWKNAHIYTYYLNTFFIAAVSTIGALFLSSLGAYALSWYDFKLRKPILITFVAGMLIPFQMLLIPVYKFSVNTGLYDTYPGLILFHVAFQLGFCTFFLRNFMVTIPKSIFEAAKIDGANDFKIYYSIMLPLIKPAIAALGILEFTWIWNDYLWALILIQSDTKKPITLGLTTLQGQWVTSWNVIAAASILAAIVPIIVFLMFQKYFIQGLTMGSVKG comes from the coding sequence ATGACAAAAACCGCAATATATAAAAAATATTTATTTTACATATTATCTACCATAATAGTAGTAATATGGCTTGTTCCATTTGTTATAGCCGTATTGACTTCTTTTAAAACTATGGATGAAATATCTTTCGGAGCAAATTGGTTTAGACTACCAAAAAAATGGTCTTTAGAAGGATATATTACTGCTTGGAAAAATGCTCACATATACACATACTATTTAAATACTTTTTTCATAGCTGCTGTTTCAACTATAGGTGCCTTATTTTTATCAAGTTTGGGGGCATATGCTTTAAGTTGGTATGACTTTAAATTAAGAAAACCTATATTAATTACTTTTGTAGCTGGTATGTTAATACCTTTTCAAATGTTATTAATTCCAGTATATAAATTTTCTGTAAATACTGGATTATATGATACATATCCAGGATTAATATTATTTCATGTTGCTTTTCAATTAGGTTTTTGTACTTTCTTTTTAAGAAATTTCATGGTAACTATTCCAAAAAGTATATTTGAAGCAGCAAAAATTGATGGTGCAAATGATTTTAAAATATACTACAGTATTATGCTTCCATTAATTAAACCAGCAATTGCTGCTTTAGGAATTTTAGAATTCACATGGATTTGGAATGACTATTTATGGGCTTTAATATTAATTCAAAGTGATACTAAAAAACCTATAACTCTTGGTTTAACTACATTACAAGGACAATGGGTGACTAGCTGGAATGTTATTGCTGCTGCATCAATATTAGCTGCAATTGTTCCAATAATTGTATTCTTAATGTTCCAAAAATACTTTATTCAAGGTTTAACTATGGGAAGTGTAAAAGGCTAA